The Colias croceus chromosome 3, ilColCroc2.1 genome includes a region encoding these proteins:
- the LOC123705955 gene encoding alpha-tocopherol transfer protein isoform X1, giving the protein MPAETEGLTKVVLHDVTPEVSQHMLSDVSQLPGVQLGDFLLQFELDEPKESVREIARNELRETPEIIKPAVEELRRLLEEDKELYVPCDRDAWLIRFLRPCKFYPESAYDLIKRYYNFKVKHHKHYEGLTPSKEQNVFNQNVLKVLPTRDQLGRRVLVLELGNSNHTAIRKLLSLILKGMWEFIISIAVMQIIKLLEKWNHNQCNLDEVFKGCVLFLEAAMLEPETQICGAVVIFDMDGLCLQQAWQFTPQFAKRIVDWLQECIPLRIKGLYIINQPYIFNMVFQLFKPLLKEKLRSRIVFMGSDRELLYKYISPKNLPDKYGGSLSIPDVSGSQWLELLMHCDKEFHAINSYGYKKN; this is encoded by the exons TATCGCAGCACATGTTGTCGGATGTTTCACAACTGCCAGGCGTACAATTGGGTGATTTTCTCCTCCAGTTCGAGTTGGACGAACCTAAAGAATCGGTTCGAGAAATTGCGAGGAACGAATTACGTGAAACCCCTGAAATTATCAAGCCCGCTGTTGAAGAATTACGGAGACTGTTGGAAG AGGATAAGGAACTTTACGTACCCTGCGACAGAGATGCATGGCTCATCAGATTTCTCAGACCCTGCAAATTTTATCCTGAAAGCGCTTACGACTTG ATCAAACGCTACTATAACTTCAAAGTGAAGCATCACAAACATTACGAAGGTCTGACGCCAAGTAAGGAACAGAACGTCTTCAACCAGAATGTACTCAAGGTTCTCCCTACGAGAGACCAGCTCGGACGACGCGTACTCGTCTTGGAATTAGGCA ATTCTAATCATACAGCAATCAGGAAATTATTAAGTCTCATTTTGAAAGGAATGTGGGAATTTATCATATCTATCGCTGTCATgcagattataaaattattag AAAAATGGAATCACAACCAATGTAACTTAGATGAGGTATTCAAAGGCTGCGTGCTTTTCTTGGAAGCTGCTATGTTGGAGCCGGAAACTCAGATATGCGGCGCTGTCGTCATATTCGATATGGACGGCCTTTGTCTTCAGCAAGCGTGGCAGTTCACACCGCAGTTCGCTAAGAGGATCGTTGATTGGCTGCAG GAATGTATACCTCTCCGTATCAAGGGTCTGTACATAATAAATCAGCCATATATCTTCAACATGGTGTTCCAACTGTTCAAGCCACTTCTCAAAGAGAAGCTACGATCAAGGATAGTATTCATGGGAAGTGATAGAGAGCTTCTGTACAAATACATTAGTCCTAAGAACCTGCCAGACAAGTATGGAGGAAGCCTTTCTATACCAGACGTGAGCGGCTCACAGTGGCTTGAATTATTGATGCACTGTGATAAGGAATTCCATg ctaTCAACTCGTACGGCTACAAGAAGAATTAA
- the LOC123705955 gene encoding alpha-tocopherol transfer protein isoform X3 — protein MPAETEGLTKVVLHDVTPEVSQHMLSDVSQLPGVQLGDFLLQFELDEPKESVREIARNELRETPEIIKPAVEELRRLLEEDKELYVPCDRDAWLIRFLRPCKFYPESAYDLIKRYYNFKVKHHKHYEGLTPSKEQNVFNQNVLKVLPTRDQLGRRVLVLELGKKWNHNQCNLDEVFKGCVLFLEAAMLEPETQICGAVVIFDMDGLCLQQAWQFTPQFAKRIVDWLQECIPLRIKGLYIINQPYIFNMVFQLFKPLLKEKLRSRIVFMGSDRELLYKYISPKNLPDKYGGSLSIPDVSGSQWLELLMHCDKEFHAINSYGYKKN, from the exons TATCGCAGCACATGTTGTCGGATGTTTCACAACTGCCAGGCGTACAATTGGGTGATTTTCTCCTCCAGTTCGAGTTGGACGAACCTAAAGAATCGGTTCGAGAAATTGCGAGGAACGAATTACGTGAAACCCCTGAAATTATCAAGCCCGCTGTTGAAGAATTACGGAGACTGTTGGAAG AGGATAAGGAACTTTACGTACCCTGCGACAGAGATGCATGGCTCATCAGATTTCTCAGACCCTGCAAATTTTATCCTGAAAGCGCTTACGACTTG ATCAAACGCTACTATAACTTCAAAGTGAAGCATCACAAACATTACGAAGGTCTGACGCCAAGTAAGGAACAGAACGTCTTCAACCAGAATGTACTCAAGGTTCTCCCTACGAGAGACCAGCTCGGACGACGCGTACTCGTCTTGGAATTAGGCA AAAAATGGAATCACAACCAATGTAACTTAGATGAGGTATTCAAAGGCTGCGTGCTTTTCTTGGAAGCTGCTATGTTGGAGCCGGAAACTCAGATATGCGGCGCTGTCGTCATATTCGATATGGACGGCCTTTGTCTTCAGCAAGCGTGGCAGTTCACACCGCAGTTCGCTAAGAGGATCGTTGATTGGCTGCAG GAATGTATACCTCTCCGTATCAAGGGTCTGTACATAATAAATCAGCCATATATCTTCAACATGGTGTTCCAACTGTTCAAGCCACTTCTCAAAGAGAAGCTACGATCAAGGATAGTATTCATGGGAAGTGATAGAGAGCTTCTGTACAAATACATTAGTCCTAAGAACCTGCCAGACAAGTATGGAGGAAGCCTTTCTATACCAGACGTGAGCGGCTCACAGTGGCTTGAATTATTGATGCACTGTGATAAGGAATTCCATg ctaTCAACTCGTACGGCTACAAGAAGAATTAA
- the LOC123705955 gene encoding alpha-tocopherol transfer protein isoform X2, translating to MGRVSQHMLSDVSQLPGVQLGDFLLQFELDEPKESVREIARNELRETPEIIKPAVEELRRLLEEDKELYVPCDRDAWLIRFLRPCKFYPESAYDLIKRYYNFKVKHHKHYEGLTPSKEQNVFNQNVLKVLPTRDQLGRRVLVLELGNSNHTAIRKLLSLILKGMWEFIISIAVMQIIKLLEKWNHNQCNLDEVFKGCVLFLEAAMLEPETQICGAVVIFDMDGLCLQQAWQFTPQFAKRIVDWLQECIPLRIKGLYIINQPYIFNMVFQLFKPLLKEKLRSRIVFMGSDRELLYKYISPKNLPDKYGGSLSIPDVSGSQWLELLMHCDKEFHAINSYGYKKN from the exons ATGGGGAGAG TATCGCAGCACATGTTGTCGGATGTTTCACAACTGCCAGGCGTACAATTGGGTGATTTTCTCCTCCAGTTCGAGTTGGACGAACCTAAAGAATCGGTTCGAGAAATTGCGAGGAACGAATTACGTGAAACCCCTGAAATTATCAAGCCCGCTGTTGAAGAATTACGGAGACTGTTGGAAG AGGATAAGGAACTTTACGTACCCTGCGACAGAGATGCATGGCTCATCAGATTTCTCAGACCCTGCAAATTTTATCCTGAAAGCGCTTACGACTTG ATCAAACGCTACTATAACTTCAAAGTGAAGCATCACAAACATTACGAAGGTCTGACGCCAAGTAAGGAACAGAACGTCTTCAACCAGAATGTACTCAAGGTTCTCCCTACGAGAGACCAGCTCGGACGACGCGTACTCGTCTTGGAATTAGGCA ATTCTAATCATACAGCAATCAGGAAATTATTAAGTCTCATTTTGAAAGGAATGTGGGAATTTATCATATCTATCGCTGTCATgcagattataaaattattag AAAAATGGAATCACAACCAATGTAACTTAGATGAGGTATTCAAAGGCTGCGTGCTTTTCTTGGAAGCTGCTATGTTGGAGCCGGAAACTCAGATATGCGGCGCTGTCGTCATATTCGATATGGACGGCCTTTGTCTTCAGCAAGCGTGGCAGTTCACACCGCAGTTCGCTAAGAGGATCGTTGATTGGCTGCAG GAATGTATACCTCTCCGTATCAAGGGTCTGTACATAATAAATCAGCCATATATCTTCAACATGGTGTTCCAACTGTTCAAGCCACTTCTCAAAGAGAAGCTACGATCAAGGATAGTATTCATGGGAAGTGATAGAGAGCTTCTGTACAAATACATTAGTCCTAAGAACCTGCCAGACAAGTATGGAGGAAGCCTTTCTATACCAGACGTGAGCGGCTCACAGTGGCTTGAATTATTGATGCACTGTGATAAGGAATTCCATg ctaTCAACTCGTACGGCTACAAGAAGAATTAA